AAAGTTTCGATCTCCGATAATCCGATTCCTCTTTTTAAAACAATATCGGAAGCGGAAAAACATCTTGACCGTCTTGATGTGATTAATAAAGAAATATATGTTGTTACCGACAATCAGGCGATTGCTTGGAAAGATATGCAAAAGTATATTTCAGATTTCAATACAGATATTTTTGTTATTCCTATTAAAAATAAAATAAATAAAAGCAATATTGCTGTTCAAACTGCGATGTATATACCCGGTTTACTAACCAAGAGTTCAAAACCGCAAGTTCGGGCAAAAATAAAAAATTATTCAAATAGGACGATTGAAAACGTCATTGCCTCTTTGATGCTCAATAATATCACAAATGCAGAAAAAGTAATCTCCCTAAATCCTTTTCAGAGCAAGCATGTTGTATTTGACCTGAATGTAAAGAATGAAAATATTTATTTCGGTTCTATCAAAGTGAAAGATAAGTTGCTTCCCAATGATAATCACTTTTATTTTAATTTTTCACGCAAACAAATTCCCCAAATAGTGGTGATTTCCGCCGGGCAAATCTCTTCGCAATTATCAGCAGTGCTCGATCTCATCACAGATAATTCATGGCAAAAAATTTCTCCTTCAGAAGTATCCTGGCATATTTTGGAGGAAAACCGCCTTTTCATCCTTTACAATCTCAAAAATTTTCCTGATAAAATTTCTCATTTCGCAGATAAAGTGATTAAAAATGACCGTTCCTTATTGATCATCCCCGGTAAAGAACTTGAAATAAATTTTGCTCTGCAGAAATGGTTGAATGAAAAAAATATATTTTACAACAAAATCTCAGAGCATCCCGGAAAAATCGATTTTATAAATTCAATCCATCCGATTTGTGGAATTTTTACTGAAAATATGTTTGAAACCGTTCACCTAAAAAAATTATGGGAGTTAAAAGCCGCTGGATTTTCTCCACTTCTCAGCACTTCATTGGATTTACCATTATTACTTATCAAAGATAAATTGCTCCTTGCTTCTCTCGACTTCGATAATTCTTGGTCGAATCTCGGATATCATACTATTTTTCCTGTCCTTTTCTATAATATCGGAAATTTTCTCGGCAAAGAAAGAAGCCAATTAAATAGTTACACGGTCGGAAATTCATTTTACATAAACGAATCAGGAGTTATGGATTGCAAAACTCCAACAGGTCAGGTTATCCCTTTGCAAGTCCAAAAATCAGGTGAAAAATTTACGAATACCGATGTACCGGGACATTATTTTTTGTCAAATGAGAATGGCATTTTCCAAATCTCATCATATAACGCCCCTCGTTCCGAAAGTGATCTGACAATTTTATCTGCCGAAAAAATTAATAATCTGGAAAATGAGAGCGATAATGATCATTATCACCTTCATTTCCTCAATGAAAATAATTGGGAAAAAAACATCCTAACTTCTCGTTACGGTTATGAACTGTGGAAAATCATCCTCTGGATTGTTTTGGGATTAATTCTTTTGGAAATGATTCTGTCGTATTCCGGCAAGATAATAAAAAAGAAAGCCACGAATGGGCATTAATAATGGAGAAGGGAGAAGGGAAAAATATTGGAGAAGATTAGTGTGCATTGTTTTATCAAGGTGAAGCAAAGCGAAAACTGTTGGCAAAAAAATAAAGTATGAATAAAAAAAAATATTTTGATCCCGAATTTATCGCAAAGTTAGATAGGTTTGATCTGCGAGCCCGCCTAATTGTTGAAGGATTTATCACAGGTTTGCACAAATCGCCTTTCCACGGATTCAGTGTAGAATTTCTTGAACATCGGGAATATCTTCCAGGAGACCCGATCAAGCACATTGATTGGAAAGTGTATGGCAAATCCGATAGATATTTCATCAAAAAATATGAAGAAGAGACAAATCTAAAGGCATACATTTTAGTTGATTGTAGCAAATCAATGGGATTTTCCTCTCAAATAATCAACAAACTTGAGTATGCAAAAACGCTCGCATCCGCTTTATCCTATTTAATGATCAGCCAGCAAGATGCTGTGGGGCTTCTCTCATTTGCCGATGAAATCCTGCAATACATTCCTCCTCGTTCAGCAAAAACTCACCTGAGCACAATTTTTCACGAGCTCGACTCCCTTTCCCCGCAAAATAAAACGAATACTGCCAAAATTCTTCATAATCTCGCAGAAAGAATAAAAAAACGCGGGTTGATAATTTTGATCTCAGATTTGCTCGATGATCCCGAAGAAATTATATCCGGCTTGCAACATTTCAGACATCACAAGCATGAGGTAGTGGTTTTTCACATTCTCGATGATCAGGAACTGAATTTTCAATATAAACAAAAAACCCGTTTTGTGGATATGGAAACCGGAGAAGAAATCATTACTCATCCCTGGGAAATCAAAAAATTATACAAGGAAAAAATCAATAATATGAAGAATTTCTTTACAGGAAAATGCAGGAACGCATTTATTGATTACATGCCCAT
The Candidatus Cloacimonadota bacterium genome window above contains:
- a CDS encoding BatA domain-containing protein: MFNLSFLNSAILVGLLAGIIPILIHLFVKHRPKTVFFSSLRFIKEVQQNKAKIIKLREIILLIIRILIILLLIFALSRPVLKNILPVSNPNSHATTAIVLILDNSFSMNYLQNDKILLDYAKETSTDIMDMLNDKDRVMLLSADERFNKRNSFFTNHNDAKEIISKVSISDNPIPLFKTISEAEKHLDRLDVINKEIYVVTDNQAIAWKDMQKYISDFNTDIFVIPIKNKINKSNIAVQTAMYIPGLLTKSSKPQVRAKIKNYSNRTIENVIASLMLNNITNAEKVISLNPFQSKHVVFDLNVKNENIYFGSIKVKDKLLPNDNHFYFNFSRKQIPQIVVISAGQISSQLSAVLDLITDNSWQKISPSEVSWHILEENRLFILYNLKNFPDKISHFADKVIKNDRSLLIIPGKELEINFALQKWLNEKNIFYNKISEHPGKIDFINSIHPICGIFTENMFETVHLKKLWELKAAGFSPLLSTSLDLPLLLIKDKLLLASLDFDNSWSNLGYHTIFPVLFYNIGNFLGKERSQLNSYTVGNSFYINESGVMDCKTPTGQVIPLQVQKSGEKFTNTDVPGHYFLSNENGIFQISSYNAPRSESDLTILSAEKINNLENESDNDHYHLHFLNENNWEKNILTSRYGYELWKIILWIVLGLILLEMILSYSGKIIKKKATNGH
- a CDS encoding DUF58 domain-containing protein, which encodes MNKKKYFDPEFIAKLDRFDLRARLIVEGFITGLHKSPFHGFSVEFLEHREYLPGDPIKHIDWKVYGKSDRYFIKKYEEETNLKAYILVDCSKSMGFSSQIINKLEYAKTLASALSYLMISQQDAVGLLSFADEILQYIPPRSAKTHLSTIFHELDSLSPQNKTNTAKILHNLAERIKKRGLIILISDLLDDPEEIISGLQHFRHHKHEVVVFHILDDQELNFQYKQKTRFVDMETGEEIITHPWEIKKLYKEKINNMKNFFTGKCRNAFIDYMPINTSTNYEQALFAYLIKRQKLL